The genomic DNA TTTCCAATACCTGATGGAGAAATCAATTCCATAACAAATGGTGATTCTGCAAATGTAAGCCTTCCAACATTGGACAAATCAGTTATAGGAATTGTGGATGAAGTTTCCATACAATCCAATCAAGGCTCACCTGTGTATACGGCATATGTAAAATTGAACAATCCCGATAAACAGATAAAACCTGGTATGACCTGTAATGTGCGTTTACAGGATAAGGTAGACCAGAATAAAAATGTAAAAGAGGTTATCGTAATTCCTTCAGAAAGTATTGCGGTTACAGAAGATGGTAAACAATATGTATATATAGTTGACAATGGTATCGCGGAAAGAAAATATATAGAAACTGGCGAATTGTATGATAGTGGTATAGTGGTTAAAAAGGGACTTGCCAAAGGAGATCATCTTATTATATCTGGTTATCACAAACTAACACAGAGTACACCGGTAGAAATTGTTAATGACGCTAAGTAGTTTTTAAGATGAAGAAAAAAAGCGGAGCCATAGATTGGGCCTTTAAACATTCTACATTTCCTATAGTACTTGCGTTATGCTTGGTACTAATGGGTGCTTATGGGCTTTTTAACATGCCTAGAAACGAATTCCCCGACTTTACCATAAGACAAGGTCTTATTATTGGGTCGTATCCGGGTGCCTCTTCTGAAAAGGTAGAGCAAGAATTGACCTCAAAAGTAGAAGAGTTTTTATTTGGGTACAATGAGGTTGACAAGACCAAAACCTATTCGTATTCCAAAGATGGTCTAATGTACATCTATGTAGAGATATCGGACAAAATAGACCATAATGCTACTGAACAGTTTTGGAATAAGCTAAAGTCAGAGGTGTTGATCTTTCAACAGCTTGAGCTTCCTAGAGAAGTTCAGGGTGTTATGGTGAACAGTGATTTTGGTAGTACGGCTGCCTTAATACTTGGTGTACAATCAGATACCAGACCGTACAAAGATTTACAACGACATGTAGAGGATATAGAAGATGAGTTACGACAGATTGATAACATGGCAAAAATTTCGCATTCGGGCGGACTTACAGAGCAAATTGCCGTGTATGTGGATCAAGATAAATTGGCTAGTTATGGCATAACGCCTAGCAGTATTTCTAATAGTTTACAGAATCAAGGTGCCGTAGTGAGTGCGGGTACGTTAGAAAATTCAGAAAGGGAAAGACCTATCTATCTTGAAACTTCATTGAAGACCGAAGCTGATATTGCCAATCAGTCCATAAAAACGGAAGAAAACGGAAATATCATACGTGTACGAGATGTTGCCCGTGTTGTTCGTGAATATGATGACCCAGATTCTTATTTGACCATTAGCGGGTCTAAGGGTATGATCATTACTTTAGAAATGGCGAAGAAAGGCAACATTGTTCAATTCGGTGAAGAAATTGATGAGCGATTAGAAAAGGTGATCAGTGAATTGCCAAGTGATATTACCATTACAAAAATTGCGAATCAGCCAGAAGTGGTCGATCATTCTATAAGCCACTTTATGAAAGAGTTTGGTTATGCCTTGATCGGTGTAATCATCGTTACCCTAATATTGCTTCCGTTCAGGGTGGCATCGGTGGCGGCAGCTACCATACCTATTACCATTTCAGCAACACTTGCCATAATGTACTTTATGGGAATAGAACTGAATACGGTAACGTTAGCGGCTCTTATTGTGGTGCTGGGTATTGTAGTAGATGATCCTATTGTAATTATAGATAACTATGTAGAGAAACTTGATGAGGGTATGTCAATACCTGAAGCTGCCGTTAGTAGCGCCAAAGAGCTTTTTCCTTCTGTATTTACCGCAACATTGGCTATCTCGGCAACATTTTATCCGTTGTTGTTCTTCATGGAAGGTGTGGCATCAGATTTCATTAGCGCATTTCCATACGTTATAATTATTGCGCTTACATTATCCTTGATCATATCTATTTTATTGGTGCCTTTCATTAATTCACTTTTTATAAAAAAGGGATTACATGATAACCCTCAAGAAAAAGGACAAGATGATAAAAAATCTATGTTGGACAGACTGCAATCCTTTTTTGACAATGCGGTCAATAAAGCCATGGAGCGTTATAAATTGACCATTGGTTTAGGTATTGCGGCAGTAGTGGTTGGTGTATTGCTTTTTGGAGGCATTAGTCAGCAATTATTTCCAAAAGTGGAACGTAATCAATTCTCAATAGAGATCAATTTAAACCCAGGGAGTAGTCTAGATGAAACTACCAAGGTGGTAAACGGATTGGAGAAAGTATTAAAAGCCGATGAACGTGTAGCATTTTACACCAGTTTTATAGGTCAAAGTTCTCCTCGTTTCCATACGCTGTATGCACCAAACCTGCCAGCAAAAAACTATGCACAAATTTTGGTAACCACCATATCTGACGATGCTACGGTTGAGGTTTTAAACGAGTATGATGAAAAATATGCGGATATGTATCCAAATGCATATTTAAGGATGAAGCAATTGGATATGGCAGGTACCAACGCGCCTATAGAGGTAAGGTTGTATGGTACTGATGTTGATCAGCTTAAAAAGTATGGCGATACCATAATCAATATTGCACGTAATACACCAAAAACACTTTGGAGCAGAACTGACTTTGGCAGTATGAAAGAAGCTGTAAAAATGGATGTTAAGCAGAATGAAGCTGCAAGGCTAGGTCTAAACAACAGGGATATTGCCAATGCCGTTGCAGTAAACACTACGGGTTTAGAAGCTACAGAGGTTTGGGATGAGGAGTATACTATTGATGTAAAGATTAAAAGTGAGAATCAGCATCGCCAAAATGTATCGGATCTGCGTCAGCTATCTATAATTTCTGCTCAGAAACAAGCAAAGGTTCCTTTACGACAAGTAGCAGAGATTACTCCGCAATGGTCTCAAGAACAAATTACCAATAGAAATGGAAACCGTTGCCTTACCGTTCGTGTAGACATTACCAAAGATGCGGTTGCCAATGAGGTACTCGCAGAAATGATACCTCATATTGATGAAATCACCTTTCCGGAGGATATCAGAATAGAGTATGGTGGTGAGTATGAGCTACAAATAGAGAACAATAAACCAATGGGACTTTCCCTTATGCTTAGTGTGGTATTGATTTTCTTGATATTGCTATGGCACTTTAAAAACTTTATGCACGCACTTTTAAGTTTCATCACCATGCCATTGAGCATTTTTGGTGCGGCTTTAGGGTTGATATTGATGCAGTATCCTTTTGGATTTACCTCATTCCTTGGTCTTTTGGCGCTATGTGGTATTGTAGTAAGAAACGGAATTATATTAATTGATTATGCAGATGAGTTAAGGCATGAACATGGCTACAGTGTTAAAAAAGCCGCTATTCTAGCAGCGGAAAGACGTATGCGCCCTATTTTCTTGACATCTTCCGCAGCAGCTGTTGGGGTAATACCTATGATCGTTAGTCGCTCTAGCTTATGGGGACCGCTGGGTACCGTAATTGCATTCGGACTCATGTTCTCCATGGTACTTACTTTATTTGTTCTTCCTGTGTTGTACTGGTTGTTTTTTAGAAAAGAGGATAATGAGACTACCACGGAAGAAGTGTTCAACACTAATGTTTAATAGTAGAATTTAAGTAATGAAACATATTAATACCTATTTATTCAAGGTTGGTAAATCACGTAGCTTTTTAACGATATTATGTTCCGTAGCTATATTTGGGAATGTTTTTGCCCAACAAATTTCATTGGAAGAAAGTAAAGAAGCTGCTTTAAAGCATAGTAATGCCATTAAGAACGGTTTGCTGACCATAGAGAAGTCAGAAGCCTTTAAACGTGAAATGGTGGCAAACTATTTTCCTAATGTAGAGGCTAGTGCACTTGGGCTATATGCGCCTAATGATCTCATTGGTCCTATAGACGGTTTTCTTCCCAATGGTATAGATAACTTATATAATGCCAGTGCAACGGCAACCGAAGTAATTTATGCCGGCGGAAAAATTAGAAATTCCAATGCATTGGCAGATATACAATTAGAAACCTCTCAAATTAGGGCGGAACAAGCGGTAGATAGCGTTTTGTTGGTAACCGAAAATAAGTTTTGGCAATTGGTACAAATACAAGAGCAACAAAAAGTGGTAGAGACCAATGAGATTTATCTAGATGAACTTTTAAAGCAACAGCAGGACCTATTGGAAGCGGGTCTTATTGCAAAAAACCAATTGTTACAGGTAAAGGTCAACCGTAGCGAATTGCTTTTAAATAAAAGTAGATTGGAGAATATGCGCAAACTCGCATTGCTGGATTTTTCTCTTTATGTAGGCGTGGCATATTCACCCAACATGAAAGCCGCTGCAGATTTTGATCAAACGTTGGTTCCTGATTTTATGTATACCGAGCCAGATATGGATCTCACTGGTAATAGTAATTATGAACTGCTTGAAAAATCTATAACGGCAAGTAGCCTGCAGACTAAAATGGCAAAAGCAGATATGCTACCTTCTTTGGCGGTAGGGGTGAGTGCCGTGGAATTTGGTGCTTTTGATGATGATTTGGGTAGCCAGTTTACCGGCTTTGCCTTTGGTTCTTTAAGTATCCCCATTTCAGATTGGTGGGGTGGCGGTAAGCAAAGACTTAAGCAAGAAAGAATACAAGAAGAAATAGCCCAGAACAACCGAATGGATGGTATAGACCAATTAAAAGTGGCTATTACCCAAAGTTGGTATGATTTATTGAATGCACACGAGCAAATTCAATATGCATTGGAAAACAAGCAATTGGCAGAAGAAAACTTAAAAGTGAACAGAGACAATTATGATAACGGTTTAAGTAACATAACTGATTTATTAGATGCACAGGCCATGGCGCAGAATGCCCAATCTACATTGATAGACGCCTATACAAATTATGAAAATAAAGAAATCACCTATCTGTACAGAACGGATCAATTGGTAGTTCCAACTTTAGAGAGTTTAAAACAATAACCAAAGCTATAACCTAAACTTTATATTTCAGTAATTTCTAGATTGCCAGCATCAATAAGGAATATCAGGTCCGTATGAAAATGAAACAGATATTTAGAATGTTGACCCTGGCGGTAATGTGGCTAATTGCTATAATGGTATTTGACATAGTGCTGAATATAAAAATTTTTCAAAGTGAAGATTGGCTTGCTTATTTAGAATATACGTTTACCTCAATTTTACCATTTGTGCTGGTTTACTGTTTGTTAATTAGCGCAAGTGATGTTTTTTTGTTACGTAAAATGCTTAGGGATTATCCGTTTGCTAAAGTGGTATTCATAAAAGCCATTTTACAATTTGCGGTGATGTATTTTATACATTTTGTAGGTACATATATAATTTTTGAATTAATGCCACCAAGTTCTAATAAAGCGGTCAATGCACATTATGCCTATTTAGGGTCTTCACTAAATATATTCTATATCATATATTTTTTTGTAGTTAGTTTTCATTTCAGTTTATACGCACAGGTTTCTAGAAAATTTGGTTCTACAAATCTTTATGATATTATCATGGGTACATATTTTAAACCGAAAGAAGCTCAGCGTATTTTTATGTTTTTAGACCTTAATCAGTCTACGACAATAGCTGAAGAAATTGGGCACCTTAAATATAGCAGACTCATACAAGAATGCTTTAGCAAGTTAACCCATCATATTGAAAATTATGATGCTGAGGTGTACCAATATGTTGGGGATGAGGCGGTGCTTACTTGGCAAAAATCTAACAGTATTGCTGCACAACAATGCTTGGACCTATTTAAAGATTTTCAAGATAATTTAGATGCAGCGGCACATGAATTTAAAACTGAGTTTGGTTGGGTACCTAAGTTTAAATCTGGTGTATGTTATGGTACGGTAGCCATTGCTGAGGTAGGGGACTATAAAAGGGATATCGCTTTTCATGGCACCGTTTTAAATACGGGAGCCAGATTATGTCAATTATGCAAAGAAATCAATGAAGATATTCTTTTCTCGAATTCGTTCTTTTCTCTTTTGACCCATGGTGTAGACCGGTTAGATTATATAGGAGACTATATGCTTACAGGAAGAACGTCTAATGAAAAAGTGTATCGCTTATTAAGCTAGTATTCTGCCATACTTTTTATATAAAATATATGTTGACATGAAGTGATGTTAAATTACAGAAGAAAAATCTAACGTAAGAGATTTTATTAGTTTGACAATTTTAAGGTGTCTTTTTAACCGAATACATTAAATCAACAATTTCTTAACCTAAACTTTTGAAAATGAGTATTTTCTATGTTACTTTTATAATAGAATAAAATACTATAAAAATGGCACTGAAAAAACAACTAAAAGGAAAATATACATTAGTCACCTTTACCATAGCGGAGAATGAAGCACCTAGTACGTCTAACGTAATACTTTTGGGCGATTTTAATAATTGGCAGACAAACGATAGTTCTTTTCAAATGGAGAAGAAAGGTGGTAGCTATGAGAAGAGTGTAAAACTGGAAAATGGTAAAAAATATGAATTTAGGTATTTGAGTGATGATAAGGGATGGTTCAATGACCATGCTGCAGACGCATATGTACCTTCTCCATATTTTGGAATAGATAACAGTGTGGTTGATTTAAGTGCTTTACCGGAAAAAAAGAAGACTGTAAAGAAAGTTGCCGCTAAAAAGCCAGTAGCTAAAAAAACGGTTGCCAAAAAGCCTGTAGCGAAGAAAACAACGACCAAGGCCAAAAAAGATGATCTTAAGAAAATTGAAGGTATTGGTCCTAAAATTGCATCAATTTTGACCGATAACGGTTATGGTACTTTCAGTGCGCTTAGTAAGGCATCAGTAAAATCTTTAGAGGAAATTTTAAAAGCTGCTGGGCCTCGTTACACTATGCACAAACCAGGTACATGGCCAAAGCAAGCTAAATTGGCGGCTTCTGGTGACTGGGATAAATTAAAAACATTACAGGATAAATTAGATGGCGGTAAATAATTGCCAGCACTATACATAACAAAAAGCCCTGAGAGTAGATCTTAGGGCTTTTGTTGATTATAGTATTTCTTGCTTACAAGTTATTATTTCATTGCAGTTTGGTAATCTATAATAAATTTATTCATCATGTTTTGTAGTTCTGTTTTGTCTTTTTTGCTCACTTTAATAATATTGAGCCAAGCAGTTCCAATGTCTTTAGGTGCAAAAGATGAAAACTGCTTTTTTACTACCAAGCCTTTTTCTTTAGGATAGAATGTGAGTCCTTTTTTAGTAATTTTTATATTATCGGCATCTATTTTTAGAACAGGAAATGTCAGCTGCATTGCATGCTGAATTTCATTGTAGAAGTAAACGTTGCCTTGTGTAGCATTTATTTTTGCATAGTAATTTCTTTTATCCTCACTATGTTCTTCTATAAAGGCATTTATAGTTTCTACCTGAGTTTGTAATTCTTGGGCGTTACCGCTTTTAACAAATACAATAATTAGGAGGAGTGTAATAATTATTTTTTTAAGCATGATAATTTTGTTTTGAGCTTAAATAACGTATAACATGAACTAATATTGGCTGTTGGTTTTTTGTTTCCCTAAGAAATGAAAGCTTTTGTTCCAATATTTAATTTGATTTAATCACCATTATTAAATTGCTGTAGCGCATCTTGTTGAAATGCCCATATCTCAGAAATTGGTACAATTTTTCTTTTCAAGTCATCTATGTTCTTATGTTTTGTCCATAAAAAAGGATAAAATGAGATACCCTGATTTCCATTTATTTTGGCTATTTGCTTTTTCCAACCGGTCCATCGAGTATTGGAATAGAACAGAGATAAATCACTGGTAAATGTCCACCATAAAAAATCAGAATAACCTACCTCCATAGGTTCCCATTCTAAGGCATCTGGCGCGAAATAATATACATTGCCTAAATCATCGCCTAATGCACCACCATTTATTGCGAAAAATCCGCCGACTACATCATCGGCAACTAAGAATATAGCTGGTTTATCTCCATATTCCTTAAATGTTTTTCCTTTGTTCCACTCAGGTAAAGTTCTATTCAGCTTTTGGTTGCCAGAACCTAAAATTCTAATCCATCCATGGTCGATTAAAAGTCCGCCAGTTTCATAAATTATAGCTCCCATGGGAGAGCGAGTAGATACTTGAGTTTGATACAGTGCATTATCAGCTTCTTTCTTGTTTTTGGGTAGAACTTCAATTTTGTTGGTTGCATCATTTATCCATTCAGTAACTAATGCCCAGCCAGATTCATCAATATTTATTAATTCATTTATTGTTTTCATTCTGATTAGTGCAGATTAATTTATTCAAATGACTGATTTTTAATACGACTATTTACTCTTAAAATAGACTACTTCTTTTTCTTAAATAAAAATTTATTTATACGGTTTAATATGCTACCCAGAAAATTCCAGAATCTATGTAGAATTCCTTCAAAAAGTACGTCAACGAAAAAACTAACAATAACATCAAAAATCATCTTGTGAACTTATTATTTTAAAAGTAGTCTTTAATTAATAGGGCAGTACTCCTTTATTATTTTGTTACCGCCCAATCTTGCCCTTCATATTCAGCCCAAGAGCAGTCTGAAGGTTCTTCTAATACACTTTTTACCATTTCAATGAGTTTGGGGTCTTCATCTTTAAAAATAGATTCTCCGCCCATTATTAAAGCCCTACTTAGTTCGTCGTTCATTTTGTCTGTATTCTTGGTCAGGTAGTTTAATTGACCTAACCTAAGATGTAAAAACGGGTTGCCAATGGTATCCTTAAATTGCATTACAAAATTGAAATTTTCAAAAGCCTCGTCTTTCATACTTGCTGCAAAATATACTTCTGCTATATGTACAATAATATATCTACCCGCCTTGGTTCTTTTTTGATCATCGGTAAGAGATTCATATATTTTTAAAAGTTCATTGGTCTTAGTTTCAGCATCTTTTTCATTGTTAAGCACAATTGAATCTATTTCTAACATACGAGTTTCAATAGATTTTGGTACGTTTATGTATTTCTTGACTTTTTGTACATCTACCTTTTTATTCAATGCAAGTTGATTAAACTGTTGTTTACTATTATTTTTCTTGAATAAATTGAATAATCCCATATGTTATATTTTAAATATTGATCAAAGGTTTGTTGGGTCTCTAAAAATCAGGAAATTTTTCGGCTTTTGTTATATTCCAGTCCTCTTTTATAATGCTGTAATACACATCATTTCTACTGTCGCCATTGGGCGTTATGTAATTGTTTCTAAATAGACCTTCTTTTTTTGCTCCTAACTTTTCAATGGCTCTTTGTGATCTTAGGTTGTCTTCATCAGCACTGAATTGTATTCTTCTAAATCCGATACTTTCAAATCCGAATTTTAGCAATTCATACTTGCAAGCATGGTTAAGTCCTGTGCCTTGAAATTGAGTACCATACCAAGTCCATCCAATTTCACATTTTTGACTTGTTGTATTAAGGTAGCCATATCTGGTACTTCCGGCTACTTGATCTGTTCGTTTATCTATAATAAGAAACGGGTAGCATACGCCCATATCTTGGTCGTTCAGAGTATTTTTTATATAATTTTCAAATTCGAGCTCGTTATTCATGGTCATACCCATATAAGTCCAAATATCTGTATCAAAAATTATGTTTTTTAATTCTTTGTTCCTCTTGCTTTTAAAAGGAAGTAAAAGCACTCTGTCATTTTCTAATTGTAAAGTAGTGTTTAAAAGTTCTATGTTCATACTCAATGCATTTTTGTATGTAAGCTGACAATTTAGCCTGTGTAAATGCTATAAAGACTAATTGTAGGCACTAAAAAAATAGATATCCTCAAAGATTATTTTACAAATATCAAAAACTTAATTTATTAGAAAAGATCAACAACTTTTGAGTTCAATGTGATAGATAAAAGTCAATACTCTAAAGCCCCATAAAGTCATAGTTTGTACTGCTTTTATTTTATCATTTTCATCATGCACAACAAGTTTATCTTTAAATGATTTTATATGCTTGGTCCATAAACTACCAGTGGTATCTTCCAGTAAAAAATAAAATCCACTTTCTCCAATTCTTTTTCCTAGCGATTGTAAAACTAATTCACCGTTACTGCCTACACTTGGCTCTAGAATAACGGTTGCATTTCCGTTTGGCAATGGAAACATCGCCTTAATACAGCTTTTTCCATTTGGTATTATACAAGTTTCGTATACCCCGGAATACACTACTTGATTGCTTTTTGCAAATGTTCTTAACCAAACTGTTCTTTTTAAATCTTTGCTTTTTTTGTCTACTAAGTGGATAATGTCACTTTTTAAATTTTTGGCATCTGTATTGTTTTTCATGGGAAGATTTAATTGTTCAATTCTATTGCTGAACAATATTTTTAGCAAAAAACCAAAAGCTTTGAAAAAAGGATTCCATTTTACGGTAAGGTCAAAATCGTAGTTACTTGTATTTTCATAAAAATCTATTACGTTTTTAGATAAACGCTCCAGTTCTTGTGATATAAGCCCTAGTTGGTCAATAGATTGTATAAGTCCCTTGTTAATTTGGTTTGATTCTATTTCCAATTGCTCCCTAACAGCTAATTGCTGAATGAATTTTTGACCAATACCTTTTGTGTTTCCAAACGGACCAACTAACCATTCATAGTCTTTGCGAATTATTTTTTTACCAAAAAGTATAACCCATTGCTGCGTTATCCAATCTTGAAAATTTTGTTTTAATGAAGCTATTTCCATCAAGTTGTATGCATTTCAAAGTATGGAATATAGGTGTCTTTTTCCTGCCATGTACCAAATTCTGAAATGGGCTTAAACCTTAAAGTTACAAACTCCAAATGAAAACTTTTTCTCTCTCTTTCTTTCATGGCATTTGCATGTCTTTTGGGTTGAGCCATTTTACTATGACCGTGGACCATATTGGTCATTTCTTTTTCTGTTTTCCAGATAGAGAAAGTTGAAATGGTATTGGGAAATTTAAATGATGCCATTGATAATAGGGTGCCGTTGTGATCACGGACCAATTTTTCAACAGGTCTGCCCCAACGTAAGAACCTGGGAATTGCCCATGGTTTCATTCGTGCTATGGTCACGGCAACTACTGGTGAGGAAGCTAATTCTAATGTTGCCTTATGTTCCGGTATTTTGAATTTACTGGTTTTTCCCCATTGTCGCATAAATGCCAGTCGTACATGCCAACCATTGTTTAGTTGAGCACCAAATTTCTCTTTTTGCAAATAGTCATCAAGTGCTTTTTCATTTTCCCATTGTGCAAATACTGCCATCTGTCTTGTTAAAAATCTTGATGGGGAAAAGATAGGGGCACCTAATTTCATCGCTGTCATATACTCAGCATGTACAAGACCAGGTGTTTCTTTGTCTAGAGGGTTTACAAACAAACTTTTCACTGCATATGAAATTGATATTTCTACGAGGTGATAAGTAAATATATTCATAAACGTATTTGTGGAATTTGACCTTACTAAGAGTACTAAAATACGAAGAAGGTTTAATTATCTTTTATTGTATGAGATTATCTTTTTTCAGGTAACGGGTGGCACTTAATGTGATGCTAAATAAGAATTTAGAGGTAGCTTTAGTTCTTTAGATATAATGTTTTGTATTTAATGAGTTAAAATAAGAGGGTATTGTAAATGCTTAGTTGATTAAAAGTGCTTATTCCGTGAAAATAACATAAGTTCCTGTTTCAGTATTCAATTCAAATTCGGAATTGAGGACCATGATTTCATTGTAATTCGTATAAGAACAACAGTCTTCTATTTTTCTTTCAGCATCTACATAAAAGTCAAAAATGTGATTATCGGCTATACGAATCTTTAAATTTACCGTTTCTGTTTCCCAGCCAATT from Maribacter dokdonensis DSW-8 includes the following:
- a CDS encoding efflux RND transporter permease subunit, with product MKKKSGAIDWAFKHSTFPIVLALCLVLMGAYGLFNMPRNEFPDFTIRQGLIIGSYPGASSEKVEQELTSKVEEFLFGYNEVDKTKTYSYSKDGLMYIYVEISDKIDHNATEQFWNKLKSEVLIFQQLELPREVQGVMVNSDFGSTAALILGVQSDTRPYKDLQRHVEDIEDELRQIDNMAKISHSGGLTEQIAVYVDQDKLASYGITPSSISNSLQNQGAVVSAGTLENSERERPIYLETSLKTEADIANQSIKTEENGNIIRVRDVARVVREYDDPDSYLTISGSKGMIITLEMAKKGNIVQFGEEIDERLEKVISELPSDITITKIANQPEVVDHSISHFMKEFGYALIGVIIVTLILLPFRVASVAAATIPITISATLAIMYFMGIELNTVTLAALIVVLGIVVDDPIVIIDNYVEKLDEGMSIPEAAVSSAKELFPSVFTATLAISATFYPLLFFMEGVASDFISAFPYVIIIALTLSLIISILLVPFINSLFIKKGLHDNPQEKGQDDKKSMLDRLQSFFDNAVNKAMERYKLTIGLGIAAVVVGVLLFGGISQQLFPKVERNQFSIEINLNPGSSLDETTKVVNGLEKVLKADERVAFYTSFIGQSSPRFHTLYAPNLPAKNYAQILVTTISDDATVEVLNEYDEKYADMYPNAYLRMKQLDMAGTNAPIEVRLYGTDVDQLKKYGDTIINIARNTPKTLWSRTDFGSMKEAVKMDVKQNEAARLGLNNRDIANAVAVNTTGLEATEVWDEEYTIDVKIKSENQHRQNVSDLRQLSIISAQKQAKVPLRQVAEITPQWSQEQITNRNGNRCLTVRVDITKDAVANEVLAEMIPHIDEITFPEDIRIEYGGEYELQIENNKPMGLSLMLSVVLIFLILLWHFKNFMHALLSFITMPLSIFGAALGLILMQYPFGFTSFLGLLALCGIVVRNGIILIDYADELRHEHGYSVKKAAILAAERRMRPIFLTSSAAAVGVIPMIVSRSSLWGPLGTVIAFGLMFSMVLTLFVLPVLYWLFFRKEDNETTTEEVFNTNV
- a CDS encoding adenylate/guanylate cyclase domain-containing protein, giving the protein MKQIFRMLTLAVMWLIAIMVFDIVLNIKIFQSEDWLAYLEYTFTSILPFVLVYCLLISASDVFLLRKMLRDYPFAKVVFIKAILQFAVMYFIHFVGTYIIFELMPPSSNKAVNAHYAYLGSSLNIFYIIYFFVVSFHFSLYAQVSRKFGSTNLYDIIMGTYFKPKEAQRIFMFLDLNQSTTIAEEIGHLKYSRLIQECFSKLTHHIENYDAEVYQYVGDEAVLTWQKSNSIAAQQCLDLFKDFQDNLDAAAHEFKTEFGWVPKFKSGVCYGTVAIAEVGDYKRDIAFHGTVLNTGARLCQLCKEINEDILFSNSFFSLLTHGVDRLDYIGDYMLTGRTSNEKVYRLLS
- a CDS encoding helix-hairpin-helix domain-containing protein, with protein sequence MALKKQLKGKYTLVTFTIAENEAPSTSNVILLGDFNNWQTNDSSFQMEKKGGSYEKSVKLENGKKYEFRYLSDDKGWFNDHAADAYVPSPYFGIDNSVVDLSALPEKKKTVKKVAAKKPVAKKTVAKKPVAKKTTTKAKKDDLKKIEGIGPKIASILTDNGYGTFSALSKASVKSLEEILKAAGPRYTMHKPGTWPKQAKLAASGDWDKLKTLQDKLDGGK
- a CDS encoding GNAT family N-acetyltransferase, coding for MNIELLNTTLQLENDRVLLLPFKSKRNKELKNIIFDTDIWTYMGMTMNNELEFENYIKNTLNDQDMGVCYPFLIIDKRTDQVAGSTRYGYLNTTSQKCEIGWTWYGTQFQGTGLNHACKYELLKFGFESIGFRRIQFSADEDNLRSQRAIEKLGAKKEGLFRNNYITPNGDSRNDVYYSIIKEDWNITKAEKFPDF
- a CDS encoding TolC family protein; amino-acid sequence: MKHINTYLFKVGKSRSFLTILCSVAIFGNVFAQQISLEESKEAALKHSNAIKNGLLTIEKSEAFKREMVANYFPNVEASALGLYAPNDLIGPIDGFLPNGIDNLYNASATATEVIYAGGKIRNSNALADIQLETSQIRAEQAVDSVLLVTENKFWQLVQIQEQQKVVETNEIYLDELLKQQQDLLEAGLIAKNQLLQVKVNRSELLLNKSRLENMRKLALLDFSLYVGVAYSPNMKAAADFDQTLVPDFMYTEPDMDLTGNSNYELLEKSITASSLQTKMAKADMLPSLAVGVSAVEFGAFDDDLGSQFTGFAFGSLSIPISDWWGGGKQRLKQERIQEEIAQNNRMDGIDQLKVAITQSWYDLLNAHEQIQYALENKQLAEENLKVNRDNYDNGLSNITDLLDAQAMAQNAQSTLIDAYTNYENKEITYLYRTDQLVVPTLESLKQ
- a CDS encoding DUF2625 domain-containing protein; amino-acid sequence: MKTINELINIDESGWALVTEWINDATNKIEVLPKNKKEADNALYQTQVSTRSPMGAIIYETGGLLIDHGWIRILGSGNQKLNRTLPEWNKGKTFKEYGDKPAIFLVADDVVGGFFAINGGALGDDLGNVYYFAPDALEWEPMEVGYSDFLWWTFTSDLSLFYSNTRWTGWKKQIAKINGNQGISFYPFLWTKHKNIDDLKRKIVPISEIWAFQQDALQQFNNGD